A single Thermaerobacter sp. FW80 DNA region contains:
- a CDS encoding cytochrome c maturation protein CcmE produces the protein MSARVKVGLAVLVVLAGIAYLSLMGFQSAKTYYLSVDQALGRADQLEGRFVRVHGRVAPGTVAWSVHDVTLAFAMAGDSGRPLPVVYKGVKPDLLQDGVDVVVEGRLEGDTLVADRVMVKCPSKYESARAEAAR, from the coding sequence GTGTCCGCGCGCGTGAAGGTGGGGCTGGCCGTGCTGGTGGTCCTGGCTGGCATCGCCTACCTCTCGTTGATGGGCTTTCAGAGCGCGAAGACGTACTACCTGTCCGTCGATCAAGCCCTGGGGCGCGCCGACCAGCTGGAGGGGAGGTTCGTCCGGGTGCACGGCCGGGTCGCACCCGGTACGGTGGCCTGGTCCGTCCACGACGTCACCCTGGCCTTCGCGATGGCCGGCGACTCGGGCCGTCCGCTCCCCGTGGTCTACAAGGGCGTCAAGCCGGATCTCCTGCAGGACGGCGTCGACGTGGTGGTGGAGGGGCGCCTCGAGGGGGACACGCTGGTGGCCGATCGCGTCATGGTGAAGTGCCCGTCCAAGTACGAGTCGGCGCGTGCCGAGGCGGCCCGATGA
- a CDS encoding PKD domain-containing protein produces the protein MSAVVAAGAVPALAAGGTGERTAVDATAAGFAVPAGQRTAVSTTGRWRLEIGTVGGEPPAAAWAAGRDAAGNWYRLPGRREGSLWVFTVPADPPLTEVRFGGEGGDAGPIGQPDEPAAGRPAGEAGGDTTASNPGALTWRVVWEDGDAAGPPADGVPVGRGLPPPPNWVPGADPLGDEPGAALGGLLQPPDAVERPRWSPPAPDGAGRGGRAGGNASRSRREPPPLPSATHGVVQLPPGIPAIEVTLPTRRTTHWQSLERGHVLWRWDFGDGTQWVDPNPNHAIVQQPHRFPGAGSYAVEAISYDGTGRPLIRYRWHVTVPPADAAARAVGAAIPGLADDAVLAAARELARWRLFPAAAPEAPRVQLALEGPRRWVVGRPATYRLRAEIQNPPFTERVEVDYDPGPVFSVRWRRPGTFAVDGAVRVRVHYRIHGRALALSHVYRVTETVQVHALHLEE, from the coding sequence ATGTCCGCGGTGGTCGCGGCCGGCGCGGTCCCGGCCCTGGCTGCCGGGGGCACCGGGGAGCGCACCGCCGTCGACGCGACCGCCGCGGGGTTCGCGGTGCCGGCTGGACAGCGGACGGCGGTGTCGACGACCGGTCGTTGGCGCCTGGAGATCGGGACGGTTGGGGGAGAGCCGCCGGCGGCCGCCTGGGCCGCCGGCCGCGACGCCGCCGGCAACTGGTACCGGCTGCCCGGGCGCCGGGAGGGTTCGCTGTGGGTCTTCACCGTTCCGGCCGATCCGCCGTTGACGGAGGTGCGCTTCGGCGGCGAGGGAGGCGATGCCGGACCCATCGGCCAACCGGACGAACCCGCCGCGGGGCGGCCTGCCGGCGAGGCCGGTGGCGACACCACCGCCTCCAACCCGGGGGCCCTGACGTGGCGCGTCGTGTGGGAAGACGGCGACGCAGCGGGACCACCGGCCGACGGGGTCCCCGTAGGCCGCGGGCTCCCGCCACCGCCCAACTGGGTGCCGGGCGCGGACCCGTTGGGGGACGAGCCGGGGGCGGCGCTCGGAGGGTTGCTGCAGCCACCCGACGCGGTGGAGCGTCCGCGGTGGAGCCCGCCCGCGCCGGACGGCGCGGGGCGCGGGGGGCGGGCGGGCGGGAACGCCTCACGCTCGCGGCGCGAGCCGCCGCCGCTGCCCTCGGCGACCCACGGGGTCGTCCAGTTGCCCCCGGGGATCCCGGCCATCGAGGTGACGTTGCCGACCCGTCGCACCACCCACTGGCAGTCCCTCGAGCGCGGGCACGTCCTCTGGCGGTGGGACTTCGGCGACGGGACGCAGTGGGTCGACCCGAACCCGAACCACGCCATCGTCCAGCAACCCCATCGCTTCCCCGGCGCCGGGAGCTACGCGGTGGAGGCCATCTCCTACGACGGGACGGGGCGTCCCCTGATCCGCTACCGTTGGCACGTGACGGTGCCACCCGCCGACGCCGCCGCCCGGGCCGTGGGGGCGGCGATCCCCGGCCTGGCCGACGACGCGGTCCTGGCCGCCGCCCGGGAGCTGGCGCGGTGGCGGCTCTTCCCGGCGGCCGCGCCCGAGGCGCCGCGGGTCCAGCTGGCGCTGGAGGGTCCCCGCCGCTGGGTGGTCGGGCGGCCGGCGACCTATCGTCTCCGCGCCGAGATCCAGAACCCGCCCTTCACGGAACGGGTGGAGGTGGACTACGACCCGGGGCCCGTCTTCTCCGTGCGCTGGCGGCGACCGGGCACCTTCGCCGTGGACGGCGCCGTCCGGGTCCGCGTCCACTACCGGATCCACGGCCGGGCCCTGGCCCTGAGCCATGTCTACCGCGTGACCGAGACCGTCCAGGTCCACGCCCTGCACCTGGAGGAATGA
- a CDS encoding stage V sporulation T C-terminal domain-containing protein, translating to MKATGVVRRIDDLGRIVIPIEIRRSMNIRDGDPLEIFVDKGGEVILKKYSAIADLEDMVRGIAESLAEASGLIAMVTDRDQVVTVAGAPPKEFVGKPIGSVVYQAMDQRQILHFTADRHRHPGPLVGADDDKPCPFASEVIAPIVVGGDPVGTVIIASREAGRDTGTLELKLAETAAGFVARHLEE from the coding sequence ATGAAGGCCACTGGGGTGGTGCGGCGCATCGACGACCTGGGGCGGATCGTCATCCCCATCGAGATCCGCCGCAGCATGAACATCCGCGATGGGGACCCCCTGGAGATCTTCGTCGACAAGGGCGGCGAGGTCATCCTCAAGAAGTACTCGGCCATCGCCGATCTCGAGGACATGGTCCGCGGCATCGCCGAATCCCTGGCCGAGGCCTCGGGTCTGATCGCCATGGTGACTGACCGCGACCAGGTGGTGACCGTGGCCGGCGCCCCGCCCAAGGAGTTCGTGGGCAAGCCCATCGGATCGGTGGTCTACCAGGCCATGGATCAGCGGCAGATCCTGCACTTCACCGCCGACCGGCACCGGCACCCGGGCCCCTTGGTGGGCGCCGACGACGACAAGCCCTGTCCCTTCGCCAGCGAGGTCATCGCCCCCATCGTGGTGGGCGGCGACCCCGTGGGGACGGTGATCATCGCCTCGCGGGAGGCGGGGCGGGACACCGGCACCCTGGAGCTCAAGCTGGCGGAGACGGCGGCCGGGTTCGTCGCCCGCCATCTCGAGGAGTGA
- a CDS encoding IreB family regulatory phosphoprotein, protein MKRDEGGCQAAPGRGDGSGRPAADGAVGAPGAGGQGPGRGGEGADQHAAAREPWGPGSTARSPLETRPPGHRSRDLDAAHPPTPVEGTRQLPVLPLAAAAELDAEERRILEAILAALRERGYDPARQLAHFLVTGEPAYITAHRGARVLAQRLDRIRVVEALVRAYLGPAAAVD, encoded by the coding sequence ATGAAGCGCGACGAGGGCGGCTGCCAGGCCGCCCCGGGCCGGGGCGACGGGTCCGGTCGACCGGCCGCTGACGGTGCCGTCGGCGCTCCGGGCGCCGGCGGGCAAGGGCCCGGTCGCGGGGGTGAGGGCGCCGACCAGCACGCGGCGGCGCGTGAGCCGTGGGGCCCGGGGTCGACGGCGCGGAGCCCGTTGGAGACGCGGCCGCCGGGGCACCGGTCGCGCGACCTGGACGCCGCCCATCCGCCGACGCCGGTGGAGGGGACCCGGCAGCTGCCGGTCCTGCCCCTGGCCGCCGCGGCGGAGCTGGACGCGGAGGAGCGGCGGATCCTCGAGGCGATCCTGGCCGCGCTTCGCGAACGGGGCTACGACCCGGCGCGCCAGTTGGCCCACTTCCTGGTGACGGGCGAGCCGGCCTACATCACCGCCCATCGCGGGGCGCGGGTCCTGGCCCAGCGGCTCGACCGCATCCGCGTGGTCGAGGCGCTGGTCCGAGCCTACCTGGGGCCCGCCGCGGCCGTCGACTGA
- a CDS encoding QueT transporter family protein — MAALADDRLDGAALSAGLYAAVLIPFKPFPLIPGITEIRVAQVLPPVLSLLFGPAAAWGTAVGNLIGDMVGGTFGPGSLFGFVGNFFLGLIPWALWGWLGPLSSREEPTMRNPRQVVEFIVLTLISAIACATVIAWGLEVLRLLPFAVLGNVITLNNFLFPAVLGPVLLRFLYERVKRWGLLWTDVLPEEDLSRGRGFLGAALAVVGALGAFVVGNAVSLGVLDVPAFGAGAASAGDPRLVGNPLLLWGCAPFLVLLALLPLAGRPWRPPAGR, encoded by the coding sequence GTGGCGGCACTCGCGGATGATCGCCTTGACGGCGCGGCGCTCTCCGCCGGCCTCTACGCGGCCGTGCTCATCCCCTTCAAGCCCTTCCCGCTGATCCCCGGCATCACCGAGATCCGGGTGGCCCAGGTGTTGCCGCCCGTCCTCTCGCTGCTCTTCGGCCCCGCGGCGGCGTGGGGGACCGCCGTGGGCAACCTGATCGGGGACATGGTGGGCGGCACCTTCGGTCCCGGCAGTCTGTTCGGGTTCGTCGGCAACTTCTTCCTCGGACTCATCCCGTGGGCCCTCTGGGGCTGGCTCGGCCCCCTCAGCAGCCGGGAAGAGCCCACCATGCGCAATCCCCGGCAGGTGGTGGAGTTCATCGTGCTGACCCTGATCAGCGCCATCGCCTGCGCCACGGTCATCGCCTGGGGCCTGGAGGTCCTCCGCCTCCTGCCCTTCGCGGTCCTGGGGAACGTGATCACCCTCAACAACTTCCTCTTCCCGGCGGTGCTGGGCCCGGTGCTGCTGCGCTTCCTCTACGAGCGCGTCAAGCGGTGGGGGCTGCTCTGGACGGACGTCCTGCCGGAGGAGGACCTGTCCCGGGGGCGGGGCTTCCTCGGGGCCGCGCTCGCCGTCGTCGGCGCGCTGGGCGCCTTCGTCGTGGGGAATGCCGTCTCCCTCGGCGTGCTGGACGTGCCGGCCTTTGGCGCCGGCGCCGCCAGCGCGGGGGACCCGCGGCTCGTCGGCAACCCCCTGCTGCTGTGGGGCTGCGCGCCCTTCCTCGTGCTGCTGGCGCTGCTCCCCCTCGCCGGGAGGCCCTGGCGGCCCCCGGCGGGCCGTTGA
- a CDS encoding energy-coupling factor transporter transmembrane protein EcfT, translating into MSPYLYVPGDSLLHRLDPRTKLLALVAVLLVAVAAASPGVLAGLLVLLLGLAVASRTGPALRRVRFLAVTVLLFPPVLWSLVGVGRADGWGAGAGEAGLFGLAAGLRLCSMVIASALFLATTRNEELVAGLLRWGLPYPFAFALSAALRLVPTFVASAVAVAEAQRARGHDLDAGNPLQRMRKHLPLVVPCWRVRCGRPTSSPWPWRPAASGRGRGAPSTWSCATARPTGSAPSSRWWRSWRRSMGSSGAAVRWTEGRPQDREGPGTGGDPAAQPVPRPEGGRWR; encoded by the coding sequence GTGAGCCCGTACCTGTACGTGCCCGGCGACAGCCTGCTGCACCGGCTCGACCCGCGGACGAAGCTGCTGGCGCTGGTGGCCGTGTTGCTCGTGGCCGTGGCCGCGGCCAGCCCGGGTGTGCTGGCGGGCCTGCTCGTCCTGCTGCTGGGGCTCGCCGTGGCCTCGCGGACGGGGCCCGCCCTGCGGCGCGTGCGCTTCCTGGCCGTCACCGTGCTGCTCTTCCCGCCGGTCCTCTGGTCCCTCGTCGGCGTCGGCCGCGCGGACGGGTGGGGGGCCGGCGCGGGTGAGGCCGGGCTCTTCGGGTTGGCCGCCGGCCTCCGGCTCTGCAGCATGGTGATCGCGTCCGCCCTCTTCCTGGCGACGACCCGCAACGAGGAGCTGGTCGCCGGCCTGCTCCGTTGGGGTCTGCCGTACCCCTTCGCCTTCGCGCTGTCGGCGGCCCTGCGCCTGGTCCCCACCTTCGTGGCCTCCGCCGTGGCGGTCGCCGAGGCGCAGCGGGCCCGCGGCCACGACCTGGACGCCGGCAACCCGCTGCAGCGGATGCGCAAGCACCTCCCGCTGGTCGTGCCCTGCTGGCGGGTTCGCTGCGGTCGACCAACCAGCTCGCCATGGCCTTGGAGGCCCGCGGCTTCGGGGCGCGGCCGCGGCGCACCCAGTACCTGGAGCTGCGCTACCGCCCGGCCGACTGGGTCGGCACCGTCCTCTCGCTGGTGGCGATCCTGGCGGCGCTCTATGGGCTCGTCGGGGGCGGCAGTCCGCTGGACTGAGGGGCGCCCCCAAGACCGAGAGGGGCCGGGAACCGGCGGCGACCCAGCGGCCCAGCCCGTTCCCCGGCCGGAAGGAGGGCGATGGCGGTGA
- a CDS encoding ABC transporter ATP-binding protein — protein MAAATAQLRGVTFTYRGQSRPALVDVDLGLRPGEFTVVLGASGAGKSTLCYCLNGLVPHFFRGEMRGEVRIDGVSTRRRRVCEWAEDVGFVFQDFEGQLFATSVALEVAFGPESFCVPAAELRRRVAEALEAVGLAGYEDREPASLSGGQKQRLAVAAALALQPRLLVMDEPITDLDPVGKQEVLAVARRLRAGDVTVLVAEHEVEQALTADRVVVLQEGRVVADGPPDQVLTRAAWLEGMGVQPPGAAVLLERLGLRPELDERAAVEALTAAGWCVEPEALERLRQRDAERASRYGPVILEVRDLEHRYPGGRTALRGVNLTVRAGEFVAVVGPNGSGKTTLVKHLAGLLRPTAGEVRVAGSSVAQRSLRELSRTVGYVFQNPDHQLFAETVFDEVAFGLRNQGLSEREVRTRVAEALAAVGLEGREGDDPFRMTRGERQRVAVASVLALRPPVLILDEPTTGLDHLERERMMDLVQRLNDAGHTVIMVTHAMDVVARYAHRTVVVQDGRILLDGPTRAVLAREAELGRADLRPPQLVRMANRLGVPLLTVDEWMLALRPRGPRPAAQEVGNR, from the coding sequence ATGGCGGCAGCCACCGCTCAGCTGCGGGGTGTGACGTTCACCTATCGGGGCCAGAGCCGGCCGGCGCTGGTCGACGTCGACCTCGGGTTGCGTCCCGGTGAGTTCACCGTCGTCCTCGGTGCCAGCGGCGCCGGCAAGTCCACCCTCTGCTACTGCCTCAACGGCCTGGTGCCCCACTTCTTCCGTGGCGAGATGCGCGGGGAGGTGCGGATCGACGGCGTCTCCACCCGTCGCCGGCGGGTCTGCGAGTGGGCGGAAGACGTCGGCTTCGTCTTCCAGGACTTCGAAGGACAGCTGTTCGCAACGAGTGTGGCCCTGGAAGTCGCCTTCGGACCCGAGAGCTTCTGCGTGCCGGCCGCGGAGCTCCGCCGGCGGGTGGCGGAAGCCCTGGAGGCGGTCGGGCTGGCCGGCTACGAGGACCGGGAGCCGGCGAGCCTGTCCGGCGGGCAGAAGCAGCGACTCGCCGTCGCGGCCGCCCTCGCCCTGCAGCCGCGGCTGCTGGTGATGGACGAACCCATCACGGACCTGGACCCGGTGGGCAAGCAGGAGGTGCTGGCCGTGGCGCGGCGCCTGCGGGCGGGCGACGTGACGGTGCTGGTGGCCGAACACGAGGTGGAGCAGGCGCTCACCGCCGATCGCGTCGTCGTGCTGCAGGAGGGGCGCGTGGTGGCCGACGGACCGCCCGACCAGGTGCTCACCCGGGCCGCGTGGCTCGAGGGGATGGGGGTGCAACCGCCGGGCGCCGCCGTCCTGCTGGAACGGCTCGGGCTGCGCCCCGAGCTGGACGAACGGGCCGCGGTGGAGGCGCTCACCGCGGCAGGCTGGTGCGTGGAGCCGGAGGCCCTGGAGCGTCTCCGGCAGCGGGACGCGGAGCGCGCCAGCCGCTACGGTCCCGTCATCCTCGAGGTGCGCGATCTCGAGCATCGCTACCCGGGCGGCCGCACGGCCCTGCGCGGCGTGAACCTCACCGTGCGGGCGGGGGAGTTCGTGGCCGTCGTCGGCCCCAATGGCAGCGGCAAGACCACCCTGGTCAAGCACCTGGCCGGTCTGTTGCGACCGACGGCCGGCGAGGTGCGGGTGGCCGGTTCGTCCGTCGCGCAGCGCAGCCTGCGGGAGCTCTCGCGCACGGTCGGCTACGTGTTCCAGAACCCCGATCACCAGCTCTTCGCGGAGACGGTCTTCGACGAGGTGGCCTTCGGGCTGCGCAACCAGGGACTGTCCGAGCGCGAGGTGCGGACGCGCGTGGCCGAGGCCCTGGCGGCCGTCGGGCTCGAGGGCCGCGAGGGCGACGACCCCTTCCGCATGACCCGCGGCGAGCGCCAGCGGGTGGCGGTGGCCTCGGTGTTGGCCCTGCGCCCGCCCGTCTTGATCCTGGACGAACCGACCACCGGCCTGGATCACCTGGAGCGGGAGCGGATGATGGACCTGGTCCAGCGCCTCAACGACGCCGGGCACACGGTGATCATGGTCACCCACGCCATGGACGTGGTGGCCCGCTACGCGCACCGCACGGTGGTGGTCCAGGACGGGCGCATCCTCCTGGACGGCCCGACCCGCGCGGTCCTCGCCCGGGAGGCGGAGCTGGGCCGCGCCGACCTGCGGCCCCCCCAGCTGGTGCGGATGGCCAACCGATTGGGCGTCCCCCTGCTGACGGTGGACGAGTGGATGCTCGCCCTGCGCCCGCGCGGCCCGCGGCCGGCCGCCCAGGAGGTGGGCAACCGGTGA
- a CDS encoding cysteine desulfurase family protein: MATATEGDARRPVYLDNAATTRARPEVVDAVVTALQERFGNPASIHTAGLEAERLVKEARSVLAAALEVPADDLYFTSGGTEANNWALRGVLAAYARRGRHLVTTAIEHSSILSTARRLEAEGHRVTIVPVDRQGRVDPERVAAAVADDTVLVSIMLVNNEIGSIQPVADIVRAVRARRPDVLVHVDAVQAFGKLPVKPRAWGVDLVTVSAHKIHGPKGTGALYVRRGVRIQPLLVGGEQEGGLRPGTHNVPGIAGFGVAARLILAEQPELSRRMHALKLRLVQRVQAEIPDVYVNGPDPDEGAPHIVNLSVVGARGEVLVHALAQRGVYVSTGSACTSRRTAPSHVLQALGLPPERLDSALRISLSRETTEEDVERFVAALKEAAAEVRAVAAVRGRR; the protein is encoded by the coding sequence ATGGCCACCGCAACCGAAGGGGACGCCCGTCGGCCCGTGTACCTGGACAACGCCGCCACCACCCGGGCGCGGCCCGAGGTGGTCGACGCCGTCGTCACCGCCCTCCAGGAGCGGTTCGGCAACCCCGCGTCGATCCACACCGCCGGCCTCGAGGCGGAGCGGCTGGTCAAGGAGGCCCGCTCCGTGCTGGCAGCGGCCCTGGAGGTGCCCGCCGACGACCTCTACTTCACCTCCGGCGGCACCGAGGCCAACAACTGGGCGCTGCGGGGCGTCCTGGCCGCCTACGCCCGCCGCGGGCGGCACCTGGTGACCACGGCCATCGAGCACTCGTCGATCCTGAGCACGGCGCGCCGGCTGGAGGCGGAAGGCCATCGCGTCACCATCGTGCCCGTGGACCGGCAGGGCCGCGTGGACCCGGAACGGGTCGCCGCGGCGGTCGCCGACGACACCGTCCTGGTCAGCATCATGCTGGTCAACAACGAGATCGGGTCGATCCAGCCCGTCGCCGACATCGTCCGGGCGGTGCGGGCCCGACGGCCCGACGTGCTGGTCCACGTCGACGCGGTCCAGGCCTTCGGCAAGCTGCCCGTGAAGCCCAGGGCATGGGGTGTGGACCTCGTCACCGTCAGCGCCCACAAGATCCATGGTCCCAAGGGCACGGGTGCCCTCTACGTGCGGCGCGGCGTCCGCATCCAGCCCCTGCTGGTGGGCGGCGAGCAGGAGGGCGGCCTGCGCCCCGGGACCCACAACGTCCCCGGCATCGCGGGATTCGGCGTGGCGGCGCGGCTGATCCTCGCCGAACAGCCGGAGCTGAGCCGCCGGATGCACGCGCTCAAGCTGCGGCTGGTCCAGCGGGTGCAGGCCGAGATCCCCGACGTGTACGTCAACGGTCCCGATCCGGACGAGGGCGCGCCCCACATCGTCAACCTCTCCGTGGTGGGGGCACGGGGCGAGGTGCTGGTCCACGCCCTGGCACAGCGGGGGGTGTACGTCTCGACGGGCTCGGCGTGCACGTCCCGGCGCACGGCCCCCAGTCACGTCCTGCAGGCGCTGGGACTCCCCCCCGAGCGGCTGGACTCCGCCCTGCGCATCAGCCTCAGCCGCGAGACCACGGAGGAGGACGTGGAACGGTTCGTCGCCGCCCTGAAGGAGGCGGCGGCGGAGGTCCGGGCCGTGGCCGCCGTCCGCGGCCGGCGCTGA
- the thiI gene encoding tRNA uracil 4-sulfurtransferase ThiI, translating to MNQRVLLVRYGEIGLKGRNRPRFEQALVRQIRRALAPWPGVSVYRTPGRVWVEPPADLGPEPLLEALQRVFGVVAVSPAERAPLDLEAIGDAARRVLEDALADATRAGTPLGPAGAPGRAAGGREGGAAAPSTTMTAGGAPAPATGGGPAAAHAPVTFKVEARRSNKRFPLTSIEINRELGSRLLTAHPELRVDVQRPQITVHVEVRHDGAYVYARSVPGPGGLPVGVTGRACALLSGGIDSPVAVWMAMKRGLSVIPVHFHSPPFTSERAREKVVDVTRVLARWGGPLPLWVVHFTEVQRAIQLECPPELTITLMRRMMFRIAERIAARERALALVTGESLGQVASQTLESIRTIAAVTTLPVLRPLIGMDKAEIVDRARAIGTYEISILPYEDCCTLFVPAHPATRPRPEQAEAAEAVRDWEPLLAEALERSERLVVEPAAGALA from the coding sequence TTGAACCAGCGCGTGCTTTTGGTCCGGTACGGCGAGATCGGTCTCAAGGGTCGCAACCGGCCCCGGTTCGAGCAGGCCCTGGTGCGCCAGATCCGGCGCGCCCTGGCGCCGTGGCCCGGGGTATCGGTCTACCGCACGCCGGGACGGGTCTGGGTCGAACCGCCGGCCGACCTCGGTCCCGAGCCCCTGCTCGAGGCGCTGCAGCGGGTGTTCGGCGTCGTCGCCGTCTCGCCGGCGGAACGGGCGCCCCTGGACCTGGAGGCCATCGGCGATGCCGCCCGACGGGTGCTGGAGGACGCCTTGGCGGACGCGACGCGGGCCGGCACCCCGCTCGGCCCCGCCGGCGCGCCGGGGCGTGCCGCGGGCGGTCGGGAAGGCGGCGCCGCCGCGCCCTCCACGACCATGACGGCGGGCGGTGCCCCGGCCCCCGCCACCGGGGGAGGCCCCGCAGCGGCCCACGCCCCCGTGACCTTCAAGGTCGAGGCGCGCCGGTCCAACAAGCGGTTCCCCCTGACGTCCATCGAGATCAACCGCGAACTGGGGAGCCGCCTGTTGACTGCCCACCCCGAGCTCCGGGTGGACGTCCAGCGGCCCCAGATCACGGTCCACGTCGAGGTCCGCCACGATGGGGCCTACGTCTACGCCCGCTCGGTGCCCGGCCCGGGGGGTCTGCCGGTGGGCGTGACGGGTCGGGCGTGCGCCCTCCTGTCCGGCGGGATCGACAGCCCGGTGGCGGTCTGGATGGCCATGAAGCGCGGCCTGTCCGTCATCCCCGTCCACTTCCACAGTCCCCCGTTCACCAGCGAGCGGGCGCGGGAGAAGGTGGTCGACGTGACCCGGGTGCTGGCGCGGTGGGGCGGCCCGCTGCCGCTCTGGGTCGTCCACTTCACCGAGGTGCAGCGGGCCATCCAGCTGGAGTGCCCGCCCGAGTTGACCATCACCCTGATGCGCCGCATGATGTTCCGCATCGCCGAGCGCATCGCCGCCCGCGAGCGGGCTCTGGCGCTGGTGACGGGCGAGAGCCTGGGTCAGGTGGCCAGCCAGACCCTGGAGAGCATCCGCACCATCGCGGCGGTGACCACGTTGCCGGTCCTGCGCCCGCTGATCGGCATGGACAAGGCGGAGATCGTCGACCGCGCGCGGGCCATCGGCACGTACGAGATCTCGATCCTGCCCTACGAGGACTGCTGCACGCTGTTCGTCCCGGCCCATCCGGCCACGCGGCCCCGTCCCGAGCAGGCGGAGGCCGCGGAGGCCGTGCGTGACTGGGAGCCGCTTCTGGCGGAGGCGTTGGAGCGCAGCGAGCGGCTGGTGGTCGAACCGGCCGCCGGGGCCTTGGCCTAG
- the queG gene encoding tRNA epoxyqueuosine(34) reductase QueG, with protein sequence MADAQATAQSRAALKTALLAEARRLGFVAAGVAAAAPLLDLEALLRWRQERGMATPWEDPDPARRADPATLLPGARSVVAVAMAYDPPGRRTASRPASAQDRAAGGGDRAAGGGTGRRRDGRAAGGSRDGGDGGPPLRGYVAAAGRTRSYQHVMRQRLEALGRWLEARVPGCRWAVQVDTGPLVDRAWAERAGLGWVGKNACLIVPGRGSWVFLGELVTDVALPPDQPVADACGDCDLCLRACPTQAFIGPRQLDPRRCVSFLSQKPGMLAPDERAALGQSLYGCDACQVVCPYNRSAGPGHPALRPDDTAPAGGAGNGTTSVPAAPVPSGAPTQARTGGAGGGRAPTAEAAAGPELDASRRAGDPAPDDGPPDATGRPDLVALLRMGRAEFRRRYRSLTGAWRGRKTWQRNALVALGNRGPAARSAVPALVRVLRDDPRPDLRALAAWALGRIGGECAQRALAEARAREDDPAVRAAIADALRPAPGAGRGGGRAEAYGAQAF encoded by the coding sequence GTGGCGGACGCGCAGGCCACCGCCCAGTCGAGGGCGGCGCTGAAGACGGCCCTGCTGGCGGAGGCTCGGCGCCTCGGCTTCGTGGCGGCGGGCGTCGCCGCCGCCGCGCCCCTGCTCGACCTCGAGGCCCTGTTGCGCTGGCGGCAGGAACGGGGCATGGCCACTCCCTGGGAAGACCCCGACCCCGCGCGCCGCGCCGATCCAGCCACGTTGCTCCCCGGGGCGCGCTCGGTGGTGGCGGTCGCCATGGCGTACGACCCGCCCGGCCGCCGGACGGCGTCACGTCCCGCGTCCGCCCAGGATCGTGCGGCCGGTGGCGGGGATCGTGCGGCCGGTGGCGGGACGGGACGCCGCCGCGACGGGCGGGCCGCGGGGGGATCACGGGATGGCGGGGACGGCGGTCCGCCCTTGCGCGGGTACGTGGCGGCGGCCGGCCGGACCCGCTCGTACCAGCACGTCATGCGTCAGCGGCTGGAGGCGCTGGGGCGCTGGCTCGAGGCCCGGGTCCCGGGGTGCCGCTGGGCGGTGCAGGTCGACACCGGACCCCTGGTCGACCGAGCCTGGGCGGAGCGGGCCGGCCTGGGCTGGGTGGGGAAGAACGCCTGCCTGATCGTGCCCGGCCGGGGTTCCTGGGTGTTCCTCGGCGAGTTGGTGACGGACGTCGCCTTGCCCCCCGATCAGCCCGTGGCCGACGCCTGTGGGGACTGCGACCTGTGCCTGCGGGCGTGCCCGACCCAGGCCTTCATCGGGCCGCGCCAGCTGGATCCGCGGCGGTGCGTCTCGTTCCTCAGCCAGAAACCGGGCATGCTGGCACCGGACGAACGGGCCGCCCTGGGCCAGAGCCTCTACGGTTGCGACGCCTGCCAGGTGGTCTGCCCCTACAATCGGTCTGCAGGCCCCGGTCACCCGGCGCTGCGGCCCGACGACACGGCACCGGCGGGAGGCGCGGGGAACGGGACGACCTCGGTCCCGGCCGCGCCGGTGCCGTCCGGCGCGCCGACCCAGGCGCGGACGGGAGGCGCCGGTGGTGGGCGGGCGCCGACAGCGGAGGCGGCCGCAGGCCCCGAGCTCGACGCCTCCCGTCGTGCCGGGGACCCGGCCCCGGACGATGGGCCGCCCGATGCGACGGGCCGGCCCGACCTGGTGGCGCTGCTGCGGATGGGGCGGGCGGAGTTCCGCCGGCGCTACCGCTCGCTGACCGGGGCGTGGCGCGGTCGCAAGACGTGGCAGCGGAATGCGCTGGTCGCCCTCGGGAATCGGGGACCGGCGGCCCGTTCGGCCGTGCCGGCCCTGGTCAGGGTGCTGCGGGACGATCCCCGGCCGGACCTGCGGGCCCTGGCGGCGTGGGCCCTGGGCCGGATCGGCGGCGAGTGCGCGCAGCGGGCACTGGCCGAGGCGCGAGCGCGCGAGGACGACCCCGCGGTGCGGGCGGCCATCGCCGATGCCCTGCGCCCGGCCCCGGGCGCAGGACGTGGTGGCGGCCGTGCCGAAGCCTATGGAGCGCAGGCCTTTTGA